The window AATTGGATGATGGgtaggggggtgggggtgggagggagggtggacATTACTGGTTGAGGGGATTGGGTGGGAaaggcgggagggggtgtatTAAAAGTGGTGGCTGGTTGCGGGGGTCCTAGGGGGGGATTAGCTTGTACGGGGGGGTTCATGGTGAAGGGTGTTTGGGGTTGAAGATTCGGGATGGCCtggttggggaaggggttgggtggCTGGGGTTGTGGCTTGCATTGATTTTCTACCTTTGGGAGCGGTATACAAGTATCTCTTCGGCTCGGTATTCGAGCATGTAATAACAAAAGCGTGATGATCATCTACTCTCGATGGATTTCGTTGACCAATAGTGTGGTTAGCGGCGCAGTTGTGATCTCTCGTGGTCTGGGCCTTGGGCATTCATTATGATTGGTTGGTTCACGTTTCAGCTGCTCTCCTGTCACTCAGCCTCACCCGCACCCTTCGAAGTCCGATGGATTCGACACTCCACATTCCTCAGTCATGAGTACACTAACTGCTTAAATTCTTCAACGGTATGCTGCTATGGCTTCGGAAAATGCTGACGAGACGACAATAGGCATTGCAGCTCTGGTAGCTGCCGTTGCCGCCCTTCTCTTCGCTGTCGTCCAGACCTTCGCTGCGCTGACGCAATATGTTTCCGTCAGCAGTCGATGTAGCAGGCGCGTGACGGGCGTCTTCGATCTCACAGCTGGCTTCTGGTTCCATCTATCGTCACTGTCATGGAACCCCCAATACCGAATGCCGGTCCTCACCTTGCCGGGGTTGCGCGGTGAGTCCGTGGTTACCATGGAACGATACCCCCTACAAACAGGATTTAGACCCGGAAAGAACTACGATAGAGGCCGAAATGGATACGTCGACTATGGAGTTCTCAGGGTGGTATCTGGAACTAATGACTCGAAAGTCCATAAAGAAATCAGTATTTTACCTACGGTGCTCCGCAGCATCTTTGCCATGGCATGGACTCCGATCGGCCTtgctctctcctctctcaccaccatcttctgtTTCCCACCGGCTTGGGTATGCAGTTGTGCGTGTACAGGCGCGGGCTGTTGCGGCTTGCGTGAtcaggaggatgatgatgtcaaacACagaagaaaccaaaaaacgTCCAGAGACATTTGCCTAGACATGCTCAAACCACTCACCTTTGCATGGGAATGGGCCATCAGATACAAGTCAGACACAACAGTTTCCAACCACGGGAGCTCGCCCGGGCTCGAAGCCGCCGCATGGTCCCAGTTCCTTGTCAACTACCAGGCTGCTTGGTGGGGGTACGCCAACATCCGCTGGGAGTGGCGACTGGCGACCATGATCCCCTCGGACATCTACGGTGCGACCATTGAGACGACTATGGCCGATGTAAGACTGTTGGCAGCACTCGCAGGAATGTCATGCTCAAGCTCCCCAGGGGTGGTAGCAAGAACCAAATGCGGGGAGATGCTCACGCGATCTCAGCACATGACGCtcgggagggtggtgtacTATCGATCAGGAAGGGAGAATATCGCGCCAAAGATTACGAGGGGGGTTCCGGTCAGAAGTTCGAGGTGGCTACACTGCCAACTTGAGGTCCAGGCGCATCTCAAAAAGTCccgcttgttgttgtccagtTCCGGGGAAGACAAGCAACACAGAATTGCTACTTTGCTGTCTCGGCCACGAACAGAATATGACGCCCAACTGGATCTTTCCTTGGGTAACAACCTCGGCTTCATCTTTGAAACCGAGACGTTCCGAGCTCTCTCCAGCGGTCTCCATGCCACAGATGATTCAGGGTGGAAAACCGAAACGATCCGCATCTTCCTCGGCCCCCTGGGTCAAGGCTTGGCGTCTTGCTCTTGCCTAACCTGCTGTACTGACTGGGTGCTCTCGCACCCTGCCTACGACGTCGAGCCCACTGCTTCCGACGGTCACATCACCACGCTGTTTAGCTATCCCTGGGTGTACGAGTACGACACTGGTCCACCGCCAGCGCTGTCACTCCAGGCAGAGCTCAAAACATACCGCCCTGTCGTATCTGGATTCCGGCCGGCTCATGAGATACTCACTTCGACGCACTGGAGCCGTAAGCCGGGAGCGAAGTTAATTAAAGAGAGTAGGATTGTTGGCCCTGTCGCGTGTTACACTACAGTAACGAATGCTGCCCGGGGACGGGCTAAGATTCGGGGGAAGTGGAAGCCAGAATTGGAGATCCAGGCGCGGAGGGTGTGTGTGGACTTTACGCTGTATCCTGGCGCGTCGCCGAAAAGGACGTGTACGGCTGATGTCTGTAAATGTATGGGGGGGCCAGCGAGGATTGCTAGGCCTGTGCGGGTGACGGGGACGGAGAAGCATTCgtttgaggaggcgatgGCTGTTGCGGCGATTAATAATGATTTTCTTTCTAGGGTTGATCAAGCGgtgctgaggagggcggcggaggaggtggcggggtgGATTTGTCAGGAGGACCAGCAGAGTCAGAAGTTGAGGAGGCAGGTGACGGTTTGCTTGGGGCGGGCgtgggaggatgtggttggACAGGGGGAGGTTAGTGAGGGGAATTTGGAGCTGGTGAAGGTCGTGATGGCGGCTAcggagatgatgttgagagtggtgaggagggggattggGATGGAGGATATGTGGGCGgggagtgaggagggaggccaGATTTGGGAGGATGAttttgggggtgttgttttggGTTCTTGATCTTCATGTGCCAGTTTCGATAGTTGTGTGGTTATGGGGCATATAGCCAGGTGAATGGAGAACTGAAGCGCTTGCTTGTTGTGCTATATGTCCTGTGGCATAACAACGTGACAACATCACTGCCCCGTGTACGTGTTGTTGGCGTCGATGCGACGAGGAGCATCCACTACTCTCATTTGACGCACGCCCcgga is drawn from Podospora pseudocomata strain CBS 415.72m chromosome 1 map unlocalized CBS415.72m_1, whole genome shotgun sequence and contains these coding sequences:
- a CDS encoding uncharacterized protein (EggNog:ENOG50; COG:S), yielding MIIYSRWISLTNSIAALVAAVAALLFAVVQTFAALTQYVSVSSRCSRRVTGVFDLTAGFWFHLSSLSWNPQYRMPVLTLPGLRGESVVTMERYPLQTGFRPGKNYDRGRNGYVDYGVLRVVSGTNDSKVHKEISILPTVLRSIFAMAWTPIGLALSSLTTIFCFPPAWVCSCACTGAGCCGLRDQEDDDVKHRRNQKTSRDICLDMLKPLTFAWEWAIRYKSDTTVSNHGSSPGLEAAAWSQFLVNYQAAWWGYANIRWEWRLATMIPSDIYGATIETTMADVRLLAALAGMSCSSSPGVVARTKCGEMLTRSQHMTLGRVVYYRSGRENIAPKITRGVPVRSSRWLHCQLEVQAHLKKSRLLLSSSGEDKQHRIATLLSRPRTEYDAQLDLSLGNNLGFIFETETFRALSSGLHATDDSGWKTETIRIFLGPLGQGLASCSCLTCCTDWVLSHPAYDVEPTASDGHITTLFSYPWVYEYDTGPPPALSLQAELKTYRPVVSGFRPAHEILTSTHWSRKPGAKLIKESRIVGPVACYTTVTNAARGRAKIRGKWKPELEIQARRVCVDFTLYPGASPKRTCTADVCKCMGGPARIARPVRVTGTEKHSFEEAMAVAAINNDFLSRVDQAVLRRAAEEVAGWICQEDQQSQKLRRQVTVCLGRAWEDVVGQGEVSEGNLELVKVVMAATEMMLRVVRRGIGMEDMWAGSEEGGQIWEDDFGGVVLGS